Proteins encoded by one window of Salvelinus fontinalis isolate EN_2023a unplaced genomic scaffold, ASM2944872v1 scaffold_0137, whole genome shotgun sequence:
- the LOC129843447 gene encoding hematopoietically-expressed homeobox protein hhex-like — protein sequence MQYQHSAPSAMGVPLYAPTPIQPVHPTPFYIEDILGRNETLAQSSAVVSTPNLPSPNSSFTSLVSPYRTPIYEPTPIHPAFSHHAALTATYASGAFANSLYPFHRTMGDYTHALIRHDPLGKQLLWSPFIQRPLHKRKGGQVRFSNDQTIELEKKFETQKYLSPPERKRLAKMLQLSERQVKTWFQNRRAKWRRLKQENPTGSKTDLEDESTGRNCEEGPESGVSLSPGRDQRCRATEMTHTHSRLQCSTSPLSQGQIESDMSDDTDQELDIEDDMEFPLNPQI from the exons ATGCAGTACCAACACAGTGCGCCTTCAGCCATGGGTGTTCCTCTTTACGCGCCGACCCCTATCCAGCCCGTCCACCCGACTCCTTTCTACATAGAAGACATCCTGGGGAGAAATGAGACCCTGGCCCAGTCTTCAGCGGTGGTCTCCACGCCAAATCTACCGTCACCGAATTCATCCTTCACCAGTTTGGTCTCTCCGTACCGGACCCCCATCTATGAACCGACACCGATCCACCCTGCGTTCTCTCACCACGCCGCGCTGACAGCCACGTATGCCTCGGGGGCTTTCGCTAATTCACTGTATCCATTCCACCGCACTATGGGGGACTATACTCATGCTCTGATCAGGCACGATCCGCTTG GTAAACAACTTCTATGGAGCCCGTTCATTCAGCGTCCACTGCACAAGAGAAAAGGTGGACAAGTCCGATTCTCCAACGACCAGACGATAGAGTTGGAGAAGAAGTTTGAGACACAGAAGTACCTTTCACCCCCAGAACGAAAACGACTGGCGAAAATGTTGCAACTGAGTGAACGACAG GTGAAGACGTGGTTCCAAAATCGAAGAGCCAAGTGGAGGCGACTGAAGCAG GAGAACCCTACCGGCAGTAAGACAGATCTGGAGGACGAGAGCACCGGGAGAAACTGCGAGGAGGGACCGGAGTCCGGTGTGAGCCTCAGCCCGGGCCGGGACCAGAGATGTAGGGCTACAGAGATGACGCACACTCACAGTCGGTTGCAGTGTTCCACATCGCCTCTATCACAAGGACAAATAGAGTCAGACATGTCAGATGATACAGACCAAGAGCTGGACATAGAGGATGACATGGAGTTCCCACTGAATCCACAGATATGA